One Belonocnema kinseyi isolate 2016_QV_RU_SX_M_011 chromosome 6, B_treatae_v1, whole genome shotgun sequence genomic region harbors:
- the LOC117175553 gene encoding uncharacterized protein LOC117175553, with translation MVCTNSVCHFTTAKLHADLTRFWEMEEHPSASSLTEDELRCEKHFVANHVRLPSGQYMIRLPFRDARLKTKPAIKSEYFAFLSEYKELNHMELANDFEETDSSQTVYLPHHPIIQESSSTTDLRVVFNASSLTSNGSSLNSHLHIGPKLLTDLVSIILHWRMPQFVFVADVEKMFRQIKVDPRDCDYQRILWHSSEEQLARDEGSYFPKAQAILENNLYVDDVLYGADTTEEANELREQVANLMRRGGFHLRK, from the exons atggttTGCACAAACTCTGTTTGTCATTTCACGACCGCCAAACTTCACGCCGATTTAACTCGTTTTTGGGAAATGGAAGAACATCCCTCTGCTTCCTCTTTGACTGAGGATGAACTTCGCTGCGAGAAGCACTTCGTTGCTAATCATGTGCGATTACCCTCCGGTCAATACATGATAAGGTTACCCTTTCGAGATGCTCGTTTAAAAACTAAACCAGCAATTAAATcagaatattttgcatttttgtcaGAATATAAAGAGTTAAATCATATGGAATTAGCTAACGATTTCGAGGAGACGGATTCTTCTCAAACTGTATATCTGCCTCATCATCCTATTATTCAAGAAAGCAGTTCTACTACAGATCTACGAGTAGTCTTCAATGCATCAAGTCTCACTTCCAATGGATCCTCTCTTAACTCGCATTTACATATAGGTCCAAAACTATTAACTGATTTAGTTTCAATCATTTTGCACTGGCGTATGCCACAGTTTGTTTTTGTAGCCGACGTGGAAAAAATGTTTCGGCAAATTAAAGTTGATCCACGCGATTGTGATTACCAGCGCATATTATGGCATTCATCAGAAG AACAATTGGCTAGGGATGAAGGTTCTTATTTTCCTAAAGCTCAAGCGATCTTAGAAAATAACTTATATGTGGATGACGTTCTTTATGGCGCAGACACAACCGAAGAAGCTAATGAGTTGCGAGAACAGGTTGCAAACTTGATGAGACGTGGaggttttcatttaagaaaatag